A single region of the Candidatus Manganitrophaceae bacterium genome encodes:
- a CDS encoding tetratricopeptide repeat protein translates to MKRLTAEGLSLILLLVVFSSCSMGEAKKEKHYKRGVDYVAHEKYSEAAVEFKNVLQIDPQHTDAKYQLGLVYLKLGGLVNARNAFKLLSEVVQKKPDLVEAQVRLATLYLASGDLKSAKEKAELVLQKKQGNPDALLVLARIAQREGRLDEAAQTYQKILDLDPKRLQTYYEFAGLYLLKKDSASAESLLQKALLLDPQSVESHINLARFYHYNHQPKEAESFYLKAISISPKSKSLYFALANFYMLEKRTEEAENRLIEATGLDSKDPDPFIALGDFYLNFHKAEGAEKAYRQAKEARPDGMLSRKKLGDLYLTQGKKNEASGIIDEILSKNGSDPEGLLLKGRLLLAENKSGEAVIQLRKAIEIEPMLYSGHYYLALAHMADHDLQQAKSQFSEAIKQNSKDMRSRLALAELLLQSRSFDPAISEAERIIESDPSVVKAYLILGDAAVSRGDVKKGEGAYQKFLTLAPKEPIGYYRLGLIRRAQKKEQEALTFFEKALSINVNYPDALSQIVAIHLSKGEGDKALKRVTAQIDASPRNPVFYNLLAKLYASKKDYKRAEESHRKAIDLDPTYLASYLDLGSLYAQAKQFDQGLQKLDEALKVNPNVAQIYMTRGVIYETQQKYSQAQKEYEKALQIDPNFAPAANNLAWIYAEQGGNIDRALTLAQMAKEKYPEDPAVSDTLGWIYYKKNVFIKAVSLLEDSVEKLSQNPVVRYHLGMAYYKNGQKALARKELAESLKLGKTFVGSDEAEKVLKEL, encoded by the coding sequence ATGAAGCGGTTAACGGCTGAAGGACTCTCACTTATCCTCTTACTGGTGGTCTTCTCTTCCTGTTCCATGGGGGAGGCAAAAAAGGAGAAGCATTACAAAAGGGGAGTCGACTACGTTGCTCACGAAAAGTATTCCGAGGCGGCTGTCGAGTTTAAGAATGTCCTTCAGATCGATCCGCAACATACCGATGCAAAATACCAGCTGGGACTGGTTTATCTTAAATTGGGTGGGTTGGTCAACGCACGGAATGCCTTTAAGCTGTTAAGCGAGGTGGTGCAAAAAAAACCGGATCTTGTTGAGGCGCAGGTGCGGCTTGCGACCCTTTATTTGGCTTCCGGTGATCTTAAAAGTGCGAAGGAAAAAGCTGAATTGGTGCTTCAGAAGAAGCAGGGCAATCCGGATGCGCTGTTGGTGTTGGCGAGAATCGCGCAACGTGAGGGGCGCCTGGATGAAGCGGCACAAACCTATCAAAAAATTCTCGATCTCGATCCGAAGCGGCTGCAGACATATTATGAGTTCGCCGGGCTCTACCTTCTGAAAAAAGATTCGGCGTCTGCCGAATCGCTTCTCCAAAAAGCGCTTTTGCTCGATCCCCAATCCGTTGAAAGTCACATTAACCTTGCCCGATTTTATCACTATAATCATCAGCCGAAAGAAGCGGAATCGTTTTATCTGAAAGCCATCTCGATCTCGCCGAAAAGTAAATCGCTCTATTTTGCGTTGGCCAATTTTTATATGCTCGAAAAGCGGACTGAAGAAGCAGAGAATCGATTGATAGAGGCGACCGGCCTCGATTCGAAAGATCCGGACCCCTTTATTGCACTAGGTGATTTTTATTTGAATTTCCATAAGGCAGAAGGGGCGGAGAAGGCGTATCGCCAAGCAAAAGAGGCGCGACCGGATGGAATGCTCAGTCGAAAAAAACTGGGGGATCTTTACTTAACGCAAGGGAAAAAGAATGAAGCAAGCGGGATCATCGATGAGATCTTGTCCAAAAATGGAAGTGATCCGGAGGGGCTTTTACTGAAAGGGCGTCTTCTTCTCGCAGAGAATAAAAGCGGTGAAGCGGTGATTCAACTAAGAAAGGCGATTGAGATCGAGCCGATGCTTTATTCCGGACATTACTATTTGGCCTTGGCGCACATGGCTGATCATGATCTACAACAGGCAAAGTCGCAATTTTCGGAGGCCATAAAACAGAATTCCAAAGACATGCGTTCTCGGCTTGCATTGGCGGAACTCCTTCTGCAGTCGCGTTCATTCGACCCGGCGATTTCAGAAGCCGAGCGGATTATTGAATCCGATCCCTCCGTTGTTAAAGCCTATCTGATTCTCGGAGATGCCGCTGTATCTCGGGGCGATGTTAAAAAAGGAGAGGGCGCCTATCAAAAGTTTTTGACATTGGCGCCTAAAGAGCCGATCGGCTACTATCGCCTTGGGCTTATTCGGCGCGCTCAGAAGAAAGAGCAAGAGGCATTGACTTTCTTTGAGAAGGCGCTTTCGATCAATGTTAACTATCCCGATGCTCTTTCTCAGATTGTGGCAATTCACCTCTCTAAAGGAGAGGGAGATAAAGCGCTCAAGCGGGTGACGGCCCAGATCGATGCCTCGCCTCGGAATCCGGTTTTCTATAACCTTCTGGCAAAATTGTATGCATCCAAAAAAGATTATAAGCGGGCGGAGGAGAGCCATCGAAAAGCGATTGACCTTGATCCGACCTACCTTGCCTCTTACCTTGACTTAGGGAGTCTGTATGCCCAGGCCAAACAGTTTGATCAGGGGCTGCAGAAATTAGATGAGGCGCTTAAAGTCAATCCGAACGTTGCGCAAATTTATATGACTCGAGGTGTTATTTATGAAACACAACAGAAGTACAGTCAGGCTCAGAAAGAATATGAAAAAGCACTCCAAATCGATCCAAATTTCGCCCCGGCAGCAAATAATCTGGCTTGGATTTATGCAGAGCAAGGTGGAAATATTGACCGTGCATTGACATTGGCCCAGATGGCGAAAGAAAAATATCCCGAAGATCCTGCGGTTTCCGATACACTCGGTTGGATATATTACAAAAAGAATGTATTTATCAAAGCGGTCTCTTTGCTGGAAGACAGCGTAGAAAAGCTGTCTCAGAATCCCGTGGTTCGTTATCACCTTGGGATGGCCTATTATAAGAATGGGCAAAAGGCCCTTGCGAGGAAGGAACTCGCTGAATCGTTGAAATTAGGAAAAACTTTTGTCGGGTCTGATGAGGCGGAAAAAGTACTAAAAGAATTGTAA
- a CDS encoding helix-turn-helix transcriptional regulator has protein sequence MNSEDYELDALFNEVFSTIQNEIPFHAGWFFPINPDTLQPIKFSKKIWKGVAPPEMNGTHSAPSLFPSIRQLLQRGSLCTRGEEWWTHSQLADHPIYQKTLKPNRLYFALILLFLDNEKKCRGYSVFWRERLKGAFANKDLETLTVVAPIVGSYLKKNPVQQASISEVTSDITEEELHVLVRRRAQPGILILSQHGQILYVNHDAKNLLEGLTLKTPPLPQHQSLPEIIYQLFIQFKEIVGENGQESAIPTANRVCIHEGVVFLFRALLLQKQGANRDTMHIMILIEKVSQGVRIDQFVQSTHLTKREQAVVRLLLEGKTNKEVASCMNIGEYTVKDHVKRIMKKLNVTTRAGIVAKVLHQQLPAS, from the coding sequence TTGAACTCCGAAGACTATGAGTTGGATGCTCTTTTTAATGAAGTTTTCTCAACCATTCAGAACGAGATTCCCTTTCATGCCGGGTGGTTTTTCCCTATAAACCCCGATACGCTGCAGCCAATTAAATTTTCCAAGAAAATATGGAAAGGAGTTGCTCCACCGGAGATGAATGGCACTCATTCAGCGCCGTCCCTTTTTCCATCCATTCGCCAACTGCTGCAGAGAGGGTCTCTCTGTACCAGGGGGGAGGAGTGGTGGACCCACTCTCAACTTGCCGATCATCCAATTTATCAGAAGACCCTAAAACCAAACCGGCTATACTTTGCCTTGATCCTTCTCTTTCTTGATAATGAAAAAAAATGTCGCGGTTATAGTGTTTTTTGGAGGGAGAGACTTAAAGGTGCCTTTGCAAATAAAGATCTTGAGACATTAACGGTGGTCGCTCCAATTGTGGGAAGCTATTTGAAAAAAAATCCGGTGCAGCAAGCCTCCATTTCCGAGGTCACTTCAGACATTACTGAAGAGGAGCTTCATGTTTTGGTTCGGCGACGTGCTCAACCCGGCATTCTCATTTTAAGTCAGCATGGACAGATTCTATACGTGAATCATGATGCAAAGAATCTTCTGGAGGGTCTCACTTTAAAAACCCCCCCTCTTCCCCAGCACCAGTCTCTTCCTGAGATTATTTATCAACTTTTTATTCAGTTTAAAGAAATAGTGGGTGAGAATGGACAAGAATCGGCAATACCGACTGCTAATCGGGTCTGTATTCATGAGGGAGTCGTTTTCCTTTTTCGGGCGTTATTGTTACAAAAACAGGGTGCCAACCGGGATACAATGCACATTATGATCCTAATTGAGAAGGTCTCACAAGGCGTCCGTATCGATCAATTTGTCCAATCAACTCACTTGACAAAACGTGAGCAGGCAGTTGTGCGTCTTCTTTTAGAGGGAAAAACAAATAAAGAAGTGGCTTCGTGTATGAATATCGGTGAATATACAGTAAAAGATCATGTCAAACGGATTATGAAGAAGTTGAATGTTACCACCCGTGCTGGCATCGTGGCGAAGGTTCTTCATCAACAGCTTCCCGCCTCCTAG
- a CDS encoding PilZ domain-containing protein, with protein MVKEIDRERRGTERYGLRTRVTYEASAGLDLREKVHAGKTINISSGGFCLRTDTPLIQSQIIRVSMPVPRVNAVSPTLAEVCWVEGAKRQKGYCVGLRFLL; from the coding sequence ATGGTAAAAGAAATCGATCGGGAACGGAGGGGCACAGAAAGGTATGGGCTTCGGACGAGGGTGACTTATGAAGCTTCTGCGGGATTGGATTTGAGAGAAAAGGTGCATGCCGGAAAAACGATCAATATCAGCAGCGGAGGGTTCTGCCTGAGAACCGATACGCCTTTAATCCAATCCCAGATTATCCGTGTGAGTATGCCAGTTCCGAGGGTGAATGCTGTTTCTCCGACATTGGCAGAGGTTTGTTGGGTTGAAGGAGCCAAAAGACAAAAAGGATATTGCGTCGGTCTCAGATTTCTCTTATAG
- a CDS encoding polysaccharide biosynthesis/export family protein gives MIRAIRYLVFTLLGLTLIINSGCATKHKPHSSTADLQESHEAMLSSTGDFVLGAEDVIEILVWKNDALSRQVFVRPDGKISLPIIGELQAAGLTPTQLRDSIKERLQEYKETPEVSVIIREVNSYAVFVLGEVAHPGKLQLRSKTTLLQALSLAGGFTQYADTSGILLLRRSGGGEERIRISYSDIIKGKNTEGNLLLQRGDTILVP, from the coding sequence GTGATCAGGGCAATCCGATATTTGGTTTTTACTTTATTAGGGCTCACCCTTATTATTAATAGCGGATGCGCAACAAAGCATAAGCCCCACTCTTCTACGGCAGACCTCCAGGAAAGCCATGAAGCAATGCTCTCTTCCACGGGAGACTTTGTTTTAGGAGCGGAGGATGTAATCGAAATTCTGGTATGGAAAAATGATGCGCTTTCACGACAAGTTTTTGTCCGGCCGGATGGAAAAATATCTCTTCCTATTATTGGAGAGTTACAAGCGGCGGGTCTTACACCGACTCAGCTGCGCGATTCAATTAAAGAGCGGTTGCAAGAATATAAAGAGACTCCTGAGGTGTCGGTTATTATTAGAGAAGTAAATAGTTATGCGGTATTTGTCCTGGGTGAGGTGGCTCATCCAGGCAAGCTTCAGCTTCGCAGTAAAACGACGCTGCTTCAAGCCCTCTCTTTAGCCGGCGGATTCACCCAATATGCCGACACAAGTGGAATTCTCCTTCTAAGAAGGTCGGGTGGGGGCGAAGAGCGAATACGAATCAGCTATAGCGACATCATTAAAGGGAAGAATACAGAGGGTAATCTCCTCCTGCAAAGAGGCGATACTATCTTGGTTCCCTAA
- a CDS encoding CpsD/CapB family tyrosine-protein kinase, with protein sequence MTKRIIPEFEEEGREELVTLARQISLSSDRYRMLFARIDQLCRTPEKKMIALTSSVKGEGKTTTSANLAVVCARDFGRRCLIVDGDFKNPSVARAFGIAQEPGLIDVIEGKLQLGSALRKGPIENLAILPMGRRGKESNIWTTEEIKHVLTEVRAWFDYVWIDAPPILPLFDMSLISEAVDGIVLVVRAGEVPEQVLAQAVKSLGSAKLIGSVLNRAKMEWPSRYYEYGY encoded by the coding sequence ATGACAAAACGAATTATCCCTGAGTTTGAAGAGGAGGGACGAGAGGAACTAGTAACCCTTGCTCGTCAAATTTCTCTTTCTTCAGACCGATATCGGATGCTGTTTGCCAGGATAGATCAACTTTGCCGTACGCCGGAGAAAAAGATGATCGCCTTGACAAGCTCTGTTAAAGGGGAAGGAAAAACCACCACGTCGGCTAACTTGGCAGTCGTCTGTGCCAGGGATTTTGGAAGAAGATGTCTTATCGTGGATGGAGATTTTAAAAATCCCTCGGTTGCAAGGGCATTTGGTATCGCGCAAGAGCCGGGGTTGATTGATGTTATCGAAGGAAAACTTCAGTTGGGCAGCGCCTTGAGGAAGGGACCTATTGAGAATTTAGCGATTTTGCCGATGGGCCGGCGGGGTAAAGAGAGCAATATTTGGACAACAGAGGAAATCAAACATGTGTTGACGGAGGTTCGCGCCTGGTTTGATTACGTTTGGATCGACGCGCCGCCTATTCTTCCACTTTTCGATATGAGCCTAATCTCTGAAGCGGTGGATGGCATTGTTCTTGTTGTTCGGGCGGGAGAGGTGCCAGAGCAGGTACTTGCCCAAGCCGTTAAATCGCTCGGTTCGGCAAAGTTAATTGGAAGTGTTTTGAATCGGGCCAAGATGGAATGGCCCTCTCGGTACTATGAATACGGGTATTAA
- a CDS encoding TIGR03013 family PEP-CTERM/XrtA system glycosyltransferase encodes MIRIFNRYLPIRDTLYFILENALFLLFLMWATMKSGGWESFIIVPLVVQASLYYNELHPSFPRFSLKEFWVKHLRAVLLAAGILAVIYMLTPVDVVSWRSFWARLALFPVVLIGLRLGYQTLVAAYRLDTSVLIIGSGPLANLLMETLTHNRHLGYRPLHFKWSLDAPDKLGEEWERLGGLLIDHRVWKVVIALNDRRRQLPVEALLNLRVQGVEVVEGISFYEQISGKILVKPLRPSSLIFSEGFNRMSIMRAAKRSLDILLALVGLTLSLPIFLILGVLIKLDSRGPILYQQERVGEKGKTFMVIKFRSMRQDAEIKTGPVWASENDPRVTRLGRIMRLLRLDEIPQMINVLRGEMSFVGPRPERPVFVEQLRKKIPYYDLRFTVKPGLTGWAQIKYQYGATEEDALEKLQYDLYYIKHLSPLFDLTIVMETIQVILGGKGAR; translated from the coding sequence ATGATTCGGATCTTCAACAGATATCTTCCGATACGGGACACCCTCTACTTCATTCTGGAAAATGCATTATTTCTCCTTTTTTTAATGTGGGCGACAATGAAAAGTGGAGGCTGGGAAAGCTTCATTATCGTTCCATTAGTCGTTCAGGCATCCCTTTATTATAATGAACTCCACCCTTCATTCCCTCGCTTCTCTCTAAAGGAGTTCTGGGTGAAGCATTTAAGGGCAGTTCTGCTGGCAGCCGGAATCTTGGCTGTGATCTACATGCTCACCCCAGTTGATGTTGTGTCATGGAGAAGTTTCTGGGCTCGTCTGGCGCTTTTTCCTGTTGTGCTCATTGGCCTTCGGCTCGGATATCAGACGCTGGTTGCGGCATATCGTTTAGACACCTCAGTGCTTATCATCGGTTCCGGTCCGTTGGCCAATCTCTTAATGGAGACCTTGACACATAATCGTCATCTGGGATATCGACCGCTCCACTTTAAGTGGAGTCTAGACGCACCGGATAAGCTGGGTGAAGAGTGGGAGAGACTGGGGGGGCTCCTCATTGATCATCGGGTATGGAAAGTTGTCATTGCCCTCAACGATAGAAGACGACAACTTCCGGTTGAGGCGCTCCTCAATCTTCGAGTTCAAGGGGTGGAAGTTGTAGAGGGGATCTCTTTTTACGAACAAATCTCCGGAAAGATTTTGGTTAAGCCCCTACGGCCGAGCAGCTTGATCTTTAGTGAAGGGTTTAATCGAATGAGCATTATGCGGGCGGCAAAGCGTTCCCTTGATATCCTGCTTGCTCTGGTTGGTCTAACCCTTTCGTTGCCGATCTTCTTGATTCTTGGAGTTTTAATCAAGCTTGATTCGAGGGGACCCATACTTTATCAGCAAGAGCGGGTAGGGGAAAAAGGAAAGACGTTTATGGTGATTAAATTCCGCTCAATGCGCCAAGATGCGGAGATAAAAACTGGGCCGGTCTGGGCCAGCGAAAATGATCCGCGGGTGACGCGGCTGGGAAGAATAATGAGATTACTCCGTCTTGATGAAATTCCACAGATGATTAACGTTTTGAGAGGGGAAATGAGCTTCGTTGGCCCCCGTCCAGAGCGGCCGGTTTTCGTAGAACAGCTTCGAAAGAAAATTCCTTATTATGACCTCCGGTTTACTGTAAAACCTGGACTGACAGGGTGGGCTCAAATCAAATACCAATATGGCGCGACCGAAGAAGACGCTTTAGAAAAGCTTCAATATGACCTTTATTATATCAAACACCTCTCCCCCCTCTTTGATTTAACCATCGTCATGGAGACCATTCAAGTTATTTTAGGAGGCAAAGGAGCGCGATGA